In Struthio camelus isolate bStrCam1 chromosome 4, bStrCam1.hap1, whole genome shotgun sequence, a genomic segment contains:
- the DCK gene encoding deoxycytidine kinase encodes MATPPKRGRREGSIKKIAVEGNIAAGKSTFVNILKQADEEWEVVPEPVARWCNVQQNAEEDGEELTTSQKSGGNVLQMMYEKPERWSFTFQTYACLSRIRAQLRSLDGKLREAENPVVFFERSVYSDRYIFAANLYESDCMNETEWTIYQDWHDWMNKEFGQSLVLDGIIYLRATPEKCLNRIYLRGRDEEQEIPIEYLEKLHYKHESWLQHRTLRTDFEYLQEIPILTLDVNEDFKGKKDRYDHMTEKVKEFLSTL; translated from the exons ATGGCCACTCCTCCCAAGCGCGGCAGGCGGGAAGGCAGCATCAAAAAGATTGCTGTGGAGGGCAACATCG CTGCAGGGAAATCAACGTTTGTGAATATTCTCAAGCAAGCTGATGAGGAATGGGAGGTTGTTCCTGAGCCTGTAGCAAGATGGTGCAATGTTCAACAAAATGCTGAAGAGGATGGAGAG gaGCTGACTACGTCACAGAAGAGCGGTGGAAATGTACTTCAGATGATGTATGAGAAACCGGAGCGGTGGTCTTTCACTTTCCAGACATACGCGTGCCTCAGCAGGATCCGGGCTCAGCTCCGATCCCTTGATGGGAAACTCCGAGAGGCAGAGAATCCTGTGGTCTTCTTTGAGCGATCTGTCTATAGCGACAG ATATATCTTTGCAGCTAACTTATATGAGTCTGATTGTATGAATGAGACTGAATGGACTATTTACCAAGACTGGCATGACTGGATGAATAAGGAGTTTGGTCAAAGCCTAGTGCTGGATGGGATCATTTATCTCAGAGCTACACCTGAG AAATGCTTAAATAGGATTTACTTGCGCGGAAGAGATGAAGAGCAAGAAATTCCCATTGAATATCTGGAGAAGCTTCATTACAAACATGAAAGTTGGCTTCAGCATAGAACATTGCG AACTGATTTTGAATACCTACAGGAAATACCTATTTTAACATTAGATGTTAATGAAGACTTCAAAGGCAAAAAGGACAGATATGATCACATGACTGAAAAG